The nucleotide sequence TCTAGCACCCTGTGTCTTCAAAGTGCTGTGCAAGCATTTCGTTAGCACAACCCCAccaggagactgaggcacagacgGGGAGGTGACCTgccaggtcagtggcagagctgggagtagaacccggGAGTAGCCAATTCCTAGGGCTGCGCTCAACTAGATCACGCTGCCTGCTTTCACTGACAGCATGACAAGGCCAAGAGGAATTCCCTATGCCACGGGAATAAACCCGACTATCCACAGTGAGGCTATAAAGCCGAGCAAGCCGTATCTAGCAATGGGAGCACTTTCATGCTGGAGAATCGGTCCCAGCGCTCATCTCAGTGTGCCTTGAAGCCAGCCATTCTTGGGTCACCGAGGTGGAAGGACATCCACAGGTACTGCACGCCCTGGGCAGCTGTCTCCCACAAGAGTCACTGCTCATTTCTGTCCCTTTCAATTGCAGGAGAGCTGCAGCCCGCAGGCCCTGCCAGGGTGCCCATGTTCACATCTGTGTGCGGCTCCAGGCCTCCCGCTTGCTATGTGGACACATGGGTGATGTTAACAGCATGTGACTGCCCGTGGGACCAGGAGAGGAATATGCTTCTAGTGCAGGCTTCTCTCTGAAGTAACATCCTCAAGCCCTTAGGAGAAGTTTCTGGCAGGAacacgccccctcccctccccacccccgaccccatcTCTCACCCCATGGGGAACACTACTCTGGTTTTACTGGGGGGAGCCAGAAGTATCAAGGCTTGTGTTGATTAACCCCCTGCTCCGCTTGCCCTTAGCAAGTCCTGTCTGTATTCTTGCACTCTGTCCCTTGCATAGCCCTGCCTCCTCTTCTAAATGGGACAGCTTACATGGACTGACAATTGGAGCGACTTCGAAATCAGAGTGGAAACCCACCCTAAACCAAGGAAAGGGATTACTGCAGAACAAACACGGCAGCAGCCAGCCATTAAAACAAAGAGCGCATTACAATAGAGAGGCAACGTGGGCTAAGGGAGTAAGCATGGCCTGCAGGCTGATTCAAGGCCAATTACTAAGGGCAAGCGGAGCAGGGGGTTAATCAACACAAGCCTTTCTCTCCCAAGTTTTCCCACCGAGCGAGGGGAGCACTTGCATAGCTGGCAGTTACCTGGGCCTCGTTTTCACTCCTACATCACCTAGATCTGTTCCaagcagggccaggcaggccgCCTGGAGACTGAAGTGCCCGCAGCCAGTCTACGGTAGCACTCACACTGTTCATGGCACTGCAGGTAGCCATGGAGGAAAGCTCAGAGAAGAGTCTAGTGCAGATACAGGGAGTGTGCAGCTTTGGGGCAGGTGTCGCCACCTGGGTTTCCTCCTTTTGGAAAACGGGGATAAATACTCCCACCTTCTatcccccactccctggcaggtgTAGGGACTCTGCTGGTGTTTGTCCCAGGCCTTAGCCATGGAAAGGGCTAGGTGAGTGCTTTGTGATATTCCCAGCCTCCCAGAGCTTCTGGAGTGCTGACCACCCAGCAGCTGGTCTGATAGGGACAGCCTATGCTTGAGACACCTAGTGACCAGGGAAAATGCCCTCCTCATGCCAATTGCAGAGCTGATTTTGCTACCACAGCGACAGGCCTGGAGACATCCCACACCAAACCCCTGCCGGGCAGGAGTGCACATGGGATTCTCCATTCTACTGCCGACCTCCTGTCAGCAGGGAACATCACTGCTCACCTGTACACTCTCCCTCGGGGTCTTGATCTCAGCACTCCATAGACGTTTGCCCTTTGAGACAGGCCCCCCCTGCTTGGAAAACGGCCCCTGGAGCCCCCACGGTCAGTTGTGCTGATACCTGGCATGTTGGTCCTCTTGGGCAGGACCTGAGACAAGTCAAAGATCAAGGAGTGGCTAggaccctccctgccccaacacttagaatcatagaatatcagggttggaagggacctcaggaggtcatctagtccaacccccttctcaaagcaggaccaatccccaactaaatcatctcaggcAGGGCTTTGTCTTCCCTCGCAAACTCCCTGTCACTTCCCTCGCAAACTGCGCGTCTCCCACTCGAATCAGAGACAGCGTATCCTGGGGTCTTGGTGAACCAATAGCAACAGCTTCCCAGTCTGGTATGGCAGGGAGCAGGGTTTGAAGGTGGCCATGAGTGCTACATTTCCCAGGCCCTCCCTGGCACTGAATGGCTCTCCCAGAGTGGAGCTGGCCCCTGGTCCCCAGAGGGCAAGGCCTATCACCAGACGGGGCAACGTCTCCAAGGAGGGAGGCAAGAGGCAAAACCAATGAAACAAATAGCaaagaagctggagccaggcaggagcagctcagaccctgactcaggccTGCATCCTGGGAGACCTGGAGGCATGACTCAGCACTGGAAGGCCTCCTTTTCAGCACCCAGAGTCACCTGAACCAAGTACAAACAGCTGTAGCCCAATGATATATCTCTTGCCCAGTCTGTGGTCCGGGTGCAGACCCCCGGGAAGCAAAGTGCATTCGGCAGGAAGGCGAATCCCTCCTTAGGTTCCTGGCACTAGTCACTCCTGCCTCGCACCTGTTGGACCCGGTGTCTTTACCTTGATGACCCGGCCTCTGAACATGCTCTCGTCCAGCTCCACCGCTGCCTTCACAGAGCTCTTGTCTTCAAACTCAATGTAAGCATACctggaaagggaaaggaagacAGTGTCTCCTTTGCACTGCAGCATCTGCTTGGGGAAGTCACAACACAGTAGCCCCCGCAGGTGGCCAGGTAACGTCACAGTCTGCTGCTCAACATGGGGAGTCTGTCCTGCCACTCTAAAGGCTTTTTCTTCAGATAACTGACTAGGCACCTCTCCAGACAGCACTGAGAGAATGGAGGGTAGCAGACCACACGAGACCCTGCTGCACCACGGCTGGCACAGTAGCCATACCTATCGCCATCGGTTCAAATTATTCAGGAGGTGCAATCAACCATTAAACAATGTTTACAGCACGACGGTTGCCAGCGTGCtttccctgggctgggatctggaacaggtacagagaagggctactaggatgatccgaggaatggaaaacttgtcttatgaaaggagactcagggagcttggcttgtttagcctaactaaaagaaggttgaggggagatatgattgctctctataaatatatcagagggataaataccagagagggagaggaattatttaaactcagtaccaatgtggacacaagaacaaatggatataaactggccactaggaaatttagattagaaattagacgaaggtttctaaccatcagaggagtgaagttttggaatagccttccgagggaagtagtggggacaaaagatctatcttgctttaagattaaactcgataagtttatggaggagatggtatgatgggataacatggttttggtaattaaatattcatggtaaataggcccaatggcctgtgatgggtttttagatggggtaagatccaagttacccgggaaggaattttctgtagtatctggctgatgaatcttgcccatatgctcagggtttagctgatcgccatatttggggtcgggaaggaattttcctccagggcagattggaaggccctggaggtttttcgccttcctctgtagcatggggcacgggtcacttgctggaggattctctgctccttgaggtcttcaaactacaatttggggacttcaatagcacagatatagatgtgaggtcttttttaggagtggtgggtgaaattctgtggcctgcattgtgcaggaggtcagactagatgatcataatggtcccttctggcctaaatatctatgaatctatgaaccacCTGGTAAGCCATGCTCTAGACAACCCGCCTAGGCAGCATACAGCCCCCTGCACCAATCTGAAACCGAGCTTGCACCTTGCATTTAAGTGCAGCTCTCGCTAAACAGATGCTATTGAGTCCAGATTGTGACGGGGACTGAGCCTGCAGCAGAAGTTTATAACATGGTTAGAGCTAGGAAAAGCACCTGGAGCTAAGCTTCCCAGGGGATTTTGAATCAAGGAAAATTCTCCAGCTTCAATGACCAAGGAAATCATGCTATAGCTCTGAATCCCTGGCAGTCTTAGGCTCTGATACTGCAATTGATGGCACTTGGCTGGACTGCTGGGCCTGCAcagagcctcactgaagtcagtggggatctGCATGGGCAGTGAATTCCACCCACACGTTTCCGGTGCAGGACTAGGGCCTTCACTTGCAGGCTATCCAGGGCAGAGACCAACTTTATGGGTGTCCCATAGCACCGAGCACGTTGCCAGCATGTTCAGAATAAATCTGGACTCTCTAGAACACAGGGAGACAGCAGGCTCATGACTCTGCTATGCAagaggagagaagcagcagccaagttagttatagaaataaaaatatacacctcCGTGTTAATGTAGAGGGGGGTGTTTACATGTAGGTGGCTAACAGTTATTCTGCAGATAGTGCTGGAGTATGTATGAAGAACTAGCTGGAGAGGCTGTCAGAAAAGCTCATCTCCCCTCCTGAGGGTAGTGGGCTATGGATTGAGACAAGTGAGTGCATTAAGCCATTATCTGGCCTGGAATATGATGGATCTTATGCAGTGTCCCATTTAATTACTTTGTTCCTCATTGGAGCGTACTCATGAAATCACACAGACCCGCACCCTTGTACAGAATATGCACAATCGCACCTATCGTGACCTTGCTTATGCTAAATCTGAACAGGTGTATGTGACAGAATGGACACGTGCCTCATTTTGcgcaatatatttttaaacagtcaCTTAAAAATACCCAGTCTCCCCGGGTTATATATTTAGGACACATGGCATTTtgtgcagtgctgctgccaagccaacAGAGGAAGCACGTGTTAAGAGCCCAATTGCCAGAGCCGTGCTGACACCATTCATTATATCAGTGAAGTATCGAAAGTTCAGACATGTTCTCCGCAGCGCCTTTCATCCCAGCTTGTGCCAGATGGAACAAGCGCATCAGCAGAGACAGAAACGACATTGACAAGTTTCCAGACAGGGTTTCAAACATCCGTAAGAGGAAGGAGTAAAGCACTGGGCTTCTGAGGTAACCTCCAAAACCAGACGTGCCAGGTCTGCAGAAGAGCTCTCTGCACCCAGGGTGGGTGGCAATAGCGGAAGAGGACAATGAAACAAACCTGAAAACCTAACCCAAAGCAAAGCTGGTCCTACAGCTGGTTTCCCTGAAGATGCTGGAAGTCAGACAGAGCTGAGGTTCCTGCAGGGATTTGATGATCCCAGCTAAAGACGGGAGAAGAAATAGGAGTGGCCCCCTCCCTAGTTAATGGGGCTCAGGGAAAGGAATTTCTAGAGCAAAGATATGAAGATCATGCATTGTGTTCTCAGAACATacttcccatcccaccccgaaCTGCCACAATCCAAGGGTCCCTAGAGCACAGCACTGACCCTTTGGGATGTCCAGAGAATTTATCACAGAGGATGGTCACTCGGTTGATCTGCCCACAGCTATTGAAATGGGACTCCAGCTCTTCTGCTGTTCCACCGTAGTCCACCTGCAAAGACATCCCCATTCCATTCAGATGCCATCAAGGGCACATGCCCATGccctgccagccagccccagaaccCTTCCTGTGAAAGTTTGCGCCAATCAAGAAGTGAAGCGGCTCGGGCTGCACTCATCAGCTTTGGCCTTGTCTTCCCCAAGGATTCTCAGCAAGATGCTCACTGGCACAGGGGTGACACTGGCTCACAAGGCCTCGTGTAGACCCCTAGCACCGCAGCAGCTCCTGAGCCTTGTGCTGGCCGCTCACTGCACCGGGGTGACACTCAGCCAGAAAGAATCAGACATTCCACTTGGAAACCTGAAGCGAAGCCATGACCATCCGATCAGGGAACAGGAACAATACCGTGTGGCCTAGCTAGTCCAAACAAAGCCACTTGTGTTTCTGAATATCCACAAGTGAGCCCCAGACCCAGGGTTAATGATGGAAATTATCAAGCAGATAAGTTTGAAATAAATTCAAGCCAGCGGCTCCACCCTTTCCCCTCATCGGAGGGGATGCGCAGCACGTCCGGTAACGAGTCATTCATCCCACTGTGCTCCtagggggagggcagggacagaCAGTCTTATGACacatcccacccccagcccattAGCTCTACtgagctttctgccctgggaACATCACCGAAAAGGGGGGCTCATCGTGGTTTTTGACCTCTCCCACTTACATTGCCCACGTAGATGGATCTCTGATCAGCCTCAATTTTCTCCTCTGTGGTCCTAGGAACGGGAATACCTGCAGAGGCAAGGGTTCCTTTGACGGTGCTGTTCAGAGAGCGAGCGacagggggcagtggggtttCTGGCCAAGTGAGGTTGGTGCTGATGGGAGGGCAAACCCTGACAGCCCTAGAGACTGAATTACTAGCCCCTCAGCCCTTCGGAGCAAGGGGTCTCCTCAAAGATGAAAGACAAGGTGTCCGTTTATTCTCAGGACATGCTTCCTCCACGCATCACCCCCTGCCATTTCTGTCCTGAGCACCCCCCCAATCCTCAAATCTGCCAACGTGCCTCaggcccgatccaaagcccaccTCCCCCTGTTCCACTCCAGGGCCTCTCTAGTCATGGCAAACCATGCAGTGGGTGTTACGGACAAACTAGGCGGAGGCCACTGAACTCATTTCACACGTGACAGCCGTATCTGAACCACGATCTCCAGAGGTGAGCGCTGAGTGTGTTGATGCCCTGCTAGGCCCAAGCCTTTGTTGAGGGAACCAGTCCTGCAGCCGTCTGTGTTTATTCTCTTCCTCATTTGGGGTCTGTCCCCCTTTGGGAAGGGGGAGCATTACCCCAAACATGCCACATTGTGTCCTTAGAGCATGTCATCACCAGAGAGGCGTTAAGGCCCCCCGCAGAGGGTGGAAGGTACAGGGGAGCGAGGGGTATTTTACAAGGACCTGCCATACAGGCTCAGACCTGTAACCCATCTAGCCTGCCTCTTGGAGTGGCCTGAGCTTTGGAGAGAGGCGCTAGACCccgacccctccaccccccactgaaACAGCCAGCCCTGGGGGAAGGATCTCCCTAGCCCCAGGAGCTGGCTCGTGCCCCTAGAGCTGACCTGGCATAGCAGGAACAGCCAGATGATAGAACTTCGACCCTGGAAAGCTCCGGGTACTTGTGCCAAGCCAGCAGCTTTGGCACCAACAGCACCTTCAAAGAACTCTGCCCTCACGCCCTAAGCCTCAACACCCCAGGGACGAAAGCTGTATCCATCGCTGACTGAGGTTAAGCGACTTGTCCAAGGCCAGGCTCAGGGCAGAACCAGTTGCAgaactggggacagaacccataAGCCCTCACTCTGAAGCCCATGCTCAGTGTCCTAAGCCATGCGTAGGGGTCCTCCATCCACTCTCACACAGCTGAGACCCTCCAttctcccactgcctccctgccaaCTATGCCTTCGGAGGCAGACTAGGCCGGGGAGCCTTTGACACTGTCACTGTCCTCCCCCGCCCCGTGGCTAATGGGGATGTGGCACTGGCTGTCCCTTGAGGTCTCAAACACGGCAGCATTTCGCCCCGTGGTAGGAAATCCTGTCCCATGTGCCTCCCAGGTGTAGCTAAACCCTCAGCTTAACACCTCCCTTTGGGAGCCAACCCCGCCCTGGGGAGCTGCAGCGCCGTACCTGCCTGCGATCTCAGGATGAGGTGGTTCTTGGCCTCAGCCTGCAGCTCCTTGAGccgctcatcctcctcctccatctcacGGACTTTGGCCTTGATGGCTTCCAGTTCCTGAGCACCAAACCCAAGAGACCGAGCACATGAGAACCCAGTGCAAAGAGGGGCAGCTGTGCAAGAGAAGACCCCAGGGGCAAGTCCCGTTTCCTCCCACCTGGCATCTGTCTTGTTTGCTCAGCATCAGCTCtacagggcagggcctgtctcatgggggggggtgagggtgtCTTTGCAGTGCTTGGCATGATGTGGTCCCGAGGGCgaccacgacacacacacacaccaccccttcGGGATGGAGGCCAGAGATGGCATCTCCCAGAGCCAGGCTTCATCCTGGGATCTCTGAGCAATGTACAAAGCTCCATTAATGAAGCCAGGGCAGAATTACCTCCACTTTGCAGGTGGGGAAATGGAGCTACAGAGCAGGGAGCAGCTCTGGGGAtgtcctaaccactaggcaacGCTGCTCCTCTGCCAGTAATCACTGGAAGCCCTGGCAACACAGCCCCCCGCAGCCTGTCTCCATCACCGCCCGGCTCACTCCATCTGCCTGGGCCACTGTCACggcagaacaggggtgggaaGGTCGGGTCAGCTGGAGAAGGATGGCAGGTGCGTGTCAGAAATAAAGGGCCAACTACTACCCCCTGAGATGGGCAGCTCCTGTGGGAATCCCCTCAGGCTCGCACTCCCGCAAGATGCTATGGGCAGGCGGGGCCCAGCCAGAGGCCAGTTccacctcctgctgctgcctccttccttgcCCCATGAACCCTGGCTGCTGGCCTGAGACAAGGGAGGCTGCTGGGAGTAGCTGCTGTCTCCCAGCTCTGCTTCCTCTTGGGCTTACTGAATCACCTCCAAGTGTCTGGATACTTTCCCCATCAGGGGGTTATCTCTGGGGGGCGCCCTTCACCCCCTGCTCACGGGGCGGGCCTGAGCCAGTGCTCTGCTCATCCGCATTCAGCTCCACCAGCCCCGCAATGCACGCAGCGGGGGTGCCCTGCACTGCAGGAACTGCGTCTTTGCTATTCCTGGCTCATCCTGACTCGGACTCCTGAGTCCCCTGCAGGGGAGAGGGTAATAACAGGAGCAGAGACTGCAGCTAGGCCTGGCTAAGGTGCCTATCATGGGTGGCCGAATGCAGCCAGGCACCAGCAGCCAGTCTGGTTGGTTTTGGGGggtctcaccctccaccccagcgcATTAGGCCAGTGACTGATGCtcagaggagctggggctgcatAACCCTCGGGTGAAAGGCTGGAGACGTTTGTCCTGGATTTAGCCATCCTCCCCCTCTAGACACTGGGCCCCGCTCATGGGCAGAGATGTGTAGTTGCCACCGGTCCAGGTCTGCCCACTTAAGGTGCCACCTTTCCCAACATGGGGACCCTCCcatgggggaaaaggggggatGTGCAGCCACCTGAATCCTGCATACCTCTCCCCCACCAAGGAATGCTGTCAGGGGAATTGCATCCAAAGCTTGGGACTGGGGCCGTAGAGCAGAAGTTCCGAGGTGTGGGCTTAAAGGGATCTTACTGCAGCGGGGAGGGAGATAAAGGACTGGCTTTTACCTGCAAAATGGGCTCATTTGCACAGATGCTTTTAATAGGGCAGGGGCAAGGCTTATTTTTACCTAGGGTTAGGAAAGGTCGTGACATTTGGGCCCAGCGAACCCCCAAGAGAAGCAGCCTCCGAGCCTGGATTCTGCAGCACCGTTACGGTTTATCAGAACCGTACCGGACGTGGTCGTACCAAGCCCTCCGATAAAGGCTGCAGCCCGAGCGCATTGGGCTCACTCACCTCCCATTGCAATGCACTCACTCCGGGGTTGGGGAGGGGCTTGGTGAGGTTGTTAATTAAAAAGGAGACATTTCAGCTCCATATTTAAGCTTTGGAAAAACAAATCTAAGATCAAGAGAATTGTTTCTCCCCCAGTTCCAGCGCCAAGTAGCATTTGCTTGGAAGTAAACCCTTTCCTGCAGCATTGGTGAATATTTGTAGGGAGCATCGGGGCATTGTGGGAGAAAGCACGGGACAGCGGGGAAGAACAGCCCTGGGATAGCACGGGAGACCTGGAAATGTAAGACTGGCTACAAAGAGAAATAAGAGAGATCAGTTTAGTTGCACTAGCCAAGCCAAGTACCCAGCACTAATGGTGCAAGTTACACAGCCTGGAGGGTGAACGCGACGTTATCAGCTTTGCCGCTCAGGGGCCAGGACATTTAAATCATATTTTACTGTTAACTTTAAGACATTTCTGTGTGTATGAGTCTCTTTCCCAGGGTTATTTATGTCCATCCCCCCCCGAAGTCTGGTCACTGGCTCACACCCTCCCAGGAGGTGCATAgtgtgtccttgttttggagcAGCCCTCCCCgcagccagccagcactctaACCAGTCTCACATTTGTTGAGTGACGTCATCTGGGGTTCGATATTTATCCAGAGTAGGAACAAACCTGGTTTATTGCTGGCCTGACGGTAGCACCCAGTGGCGCCAGGTGCTGCCCGTCTGCCCCATCCTAAAGAGCTTATGTTCTCGGGTCCGTCTTCACTGCGGAGTTAGCCTGGGCTCTTAGCTGgggcctgcccccaccctcctgtCCGCACACAACACTCTCTCACCCGAGCGCAGTGGTGCTTTCCTCCGGGGCTAGCTGGACAGGCTGGGCAATAGGCTAGAGCTTGGGTGCTGCTTTCACTTGACCGGGTAGGCCATGTAccttgcagtgaggacacaggctagATGCTGCCGAGCCGATATCCTCCAATGCCCTCCTGCAGTTCTCCCCCCTTGAGCCCAGAGGATGACAAGTTCCCTCCCAGTTCACTGGGAAAGAAGCAGAGCGGCTCAGCAGCACAAGGCGATGTGCCCCCAGACGTCTTAGCGACGCCTCCCGAAGAGCCCAGCATCCACAAGACTGCAGTAACTCAGGTGGGGCTTTGCAGTCTGGCTGCTCACGCCTAGCCAGGCTAACCCGAGCGCTGATCGCCCGAGCGAGctctgcagtgaggacacagaCAAAGGGTACGTCTGCACCGCAAGCGGCAATTCAAAACCGGGTGTATTCGTAACTCGGGTTAAAACACCAGCGAAAACCCGGCAACTCTTCTCAACTGGGGTTAGCTGCGCTGCCCCACAAACTTCAGCTGGAGCAGCTTATCCGAGTTCAAGCAGAGTTATTGGGTCTTCCCTGCGATTAGCTAACTGTGGTTAGCTAACCTCAGTTAAATACACCCTTTTTTGCAGCAGCAGtgacaagtgacttgcccaaggtcccaagGCAGGCCAGTGCCACAGCCAGgaccagaacccaggtgtcctaagTCCTCCCTTGTCCAGTGTCCCAGTCACCAGCCCATGCTTTTGTAAAGCATCAAGGGGATGAAATTAGTGCCACAAAATCACATTCAGCCAACCAATGAATCACACTGCTCCCGAGCCTTGAGGAAAAGGTGTAGCAGAACCCCATCCTGCATCACCACTgtaaagtgggggaggggggttccccTCTTGCCCCATGGCAGGTCCCTGGAAAGACACATCAGTGGTTGCAGCTCAGTGCTCTAGACACATACTCACCGGGTCCAGCACACCCAGCTCCTCTGCGCTGTCCCCCTCCAGCGGGCTCAGGTCTGAGTCTTCGTCCGCGGCCTTCTGCCGAGCTGCCATCTCAGCCATGTCCCAGGAGGAATCCACCCTGGCCAGGGACGGTGGTGGGTCCTGCCACCAGGCCCCGGAGGGGTCCAGAAAGAGGGGGCTTTATGGGAACCGTGACAAAAACAAAGAGAGGTTTCAAATGACATTTAAGCAGCTAGAGACGCTGGGTTCCGCTGAGATGCTGAAGCACTTCCCAAGTTTTCACCCACGCTCCCCCCCAGACATATTCACAAAGACCCCTCATTATCCTCCCTCAAATCCCTACTCTGCCACGGGCCCAACACAAAACTTGGCCCTGGTGTGCCGAGAGCACGGCCCCTCGTGCTGATCAGCACGGTCATTGTTTCCTTGCGCTCCCCCTTTGGTCTGTCTGGCTCTCTCTGTTAAGTCTCTGCTCTTATATTGAGCTTGTCAGCTCTTTGTCCAGCCCCtggcacactggggtcctggtctatgacccAGGCGGACTCTTAGGTACGATGGGAACACAAATCGTCAATACGACTAATCTTGCAGCTTCATCGGGAGTCTTGCCACTCTTGGCGTTTtgcctaaagccccagctcctggagtcgtGAGggtaacaggaaaactgcagcttacatttttttaaagtaagtct is from Caretta caretta isolate rCarCar2 chromosome 12, rCarCar1.hap1, whole genome shotgun sequence and encodes:
- the PABPN1L gene encoding embryonic polyadenylate-binding protein 2 encodes the protein MFGFQASPLFLDPSGAWWQDPPPSLARVDSSWDMAEMAARQKAADEDSDLSPLEGDSAEELGVLDPELEAIKAKVREMEEEDERLKELQAEAKNHLILRSQAGIPVPRTTEEKIEADQRSIYVGNVDYGGTAEELESHFNSCGQINRVTILCDKFSGHPKGYAYIEFEDKSSVKAAVELDESMFRGRVIKVLPKRTNMPGISTTDRGGSRGRFPSRGGLSQRANVYGVLRSRPRGRVYRGRGRLSPWYSPY